The following is a genomic window from Pecten maximus chromosome 19, xPecMax1.1, whole genome shotgun sequence.
gtaaaaataacacaacataatGTTAATACTGAgtaaaaataacacaacataatGTTAATACTGAATAAAAATAACAGCATAATGTTAATACTGAATAAAAATAACAGCATAATGTTAATACTGAATAAAAATAACAGCATAATGttaataatgaataaaaataacacaatatgatGTTAATACTGaataaaaataacacaacatGACGTAAATACTGGATAAGAACAATACAACATGACGTAAATACTGGataaaaataacacaacatGACGTTAATACtgaataaaaacaacacaacatGGCGTTAATACtgaataaaaacaacacaacatGGCGTTAATACtgaataaaaacaacacaacatGGCGTTAATACtgaataaaaacaacacaacatGACGTTAATACtgaataaaaacaacacaacatGACATTAATACTgaataaaaataacacaatatgatgttaatactgaaaaaaaataacacaatatggCATTATTTGTCGTTTGCTTGAATCCTTGCTTCTTTTTCGTGTGGCGGattcaatgtttgtttgtcGTGTGGTggattcaatattttttttgtcgTTTGATGGgttcaatatttgtttgttttgtgatAAATTCATTGTTTGTCGTTTGATGgattcaatatttgtttgttgtgtgatggattaaatatttgtttgttgtgtgATGGATTCAACATTTGTTTGTCGTGTGATggattcaatattttttttgtcgTTTGATGGGGTCAATATTTGTTTGTCGTGTGATATATTgactgtttgtttgttatatgaTGGATTCACGATTTGTTTGTCGTGTGATGGATTCTGTGTCAAAATCCTGACCTAAGATGGTATTTAGGAGTAGATCTTGGTAGCGTGAGGTCGTACCCAGCACCCAAGTCACAGATTATGTCTTTCGctgatatgtttataatacGCTGGTCCAAACTATTTCTTCTCTGAAGACGACAAAGAAAAATAAGACTCAAGCCAATAGTACAAGttcaacaatatattatacaactgAGAAAGTCATAATATGGGTCTAAATATGCTACGcagatttatatattttgcaaacattttttttcaaacctcAATAAAACTTGaacaaatgacatcaatgcGCAAGTAATTTGGCCGCCAAGATAACGCCGGAAATGCATAATACAGGAATACATTTCATTACAGATACAGATGATGACAATGATAATCTAATAAAGTCTAATATGTGAGAAATATTACCTGTTGTTATACCTGACTAatcaaggggagacaaccaacTCTCTAAAATTACTAATCTTTTGCTAACTGACTAATATATACTTGTATTAACCTAACCTTAAATAGTTCTAAGTACAAAGGGAATAAAGATCACTCAAAGAGGCTAAGAACCGCACTTTTGaaacatttgattttgtttgtttgtttgtctatgtttaacgtcatattaacagccagagtcatttaaggacgtgccagattttggtggtggaggaaagccggagtactcggagaaacTAATACTCCAAAACCGCATCGTCAACAAAACTGGGTCATCTAGACCCGATCAGGGGTGCGCTCGAGACGCCTGTCCAGAACATGTTCAGAATGTTCCTTAAATCGAATGCGCCGGAACAGGAAGTTAACGATTAAATATGGCGTCGGTTGCCACTGTTGTAGCTGCATTAGAGTGCATGGATGAGAAAAACCGCAAAACCGATGAAGACATACCCTTCTTTGTTGGACTGTTTTCACTTTAACAGTGAGTTCATTTTCTGTGAACTTGCAATACCTCGGGGTGTGCATCGCATTGCAAAATCGAGCCTATTTTAAGCGATTTGCTCCATCCACCATTCCTGATTCAACTATGAAACGTAGATTATGGCAACAAATTGATTACGTTAATCGTCCATGATCTGGCATAACTCATAGATTTTGACTGTTCCTATAGAGTATTAGGCCTGATTAGAATTTGagaaattaattataagtttTAGAACAAAATGATTAAATGCAATATAACAACGGTAACTTTCTTTCAGAACGCCAAGGCCACTGCCCGTTCCCCCTAGTTATTCATATCACAACCGATATGTAATCACTTGTTTTATATGTATCCTTTATCCCCCACCAAGTTCCGCAAAAATCCCTCCATTACTTCTTAAGGCAATCATGCTAACGAACAAACACGATTTCTTTAGTGGagatattaaattattattatctttATGTTTCAGAAATGGCGATACCAGAACCAGGGTAGTAGGGTATATTGAAACGGTTGTGCCTCATTATGATGAAGAAACATTTCTGAGAATGTTCCGAGTTGGTCCTGAAACTTTCCGAGTACTTTTGGATTATTTAGAAACATGTTCTCAAGTTCAGCCTGCAGGTCCAGGTGGAAGAGAGCCAGTAGCTCTCGAACAACAACTACTACTGACTCTTTGGTATGTTGGAGGCCAGGACATAGTCACAAAAATTGCAAATCGTTTCAATATTTCGGAATCATCTGTGATTTTATGCAGAAATAGGATAATAAACTCTGTCCTGATGATGAGGCATACCTTCATCACGTGGCCAACGAGACAAGAGCTGGTAGAAGAGGCAGATCAATTTAGTCACAGGAATGGGTTTCCGGGAATTGTCGGAGCTCTCGATAGAACTCATATATCCATAAAAGCACCAAAAACAAAATCCCCAGTCTTATGTTAACAGAAAAGGATTCCATTCTGTTCAGTTGCAGTGTGTATGCAGATACGACATGAGATTTTCTCACGCTTTCACAGGATATCCTGGCAGCTGCCATGATTCCCGAGTACTGAAAACTCTGACTTGTGGTCCGAGGGGTTATCCATGTGTAATATGGTTTATCATATAATTGCCGATGGTGCATACCTCCTCAGAAAATGGTTACTAACACCATTCAGGGATAATGGACATCTTACACCAGGGCAAAGAAGATATAATCACTATCATTCAAGCAACCGCATGGTCATTGAAAGAGCGTTCGCTCTTCTCAATGGTAGGTTTTGCAGACTACAAAATATAGACACAAAACTAGAAACAGTAGTTAATATCATAATGGTTTGTTGTGTGCTTCAcaatatctgtattttgcattgTGATGACATCGACGACGTTCTTGCACATGCCGATAATGATGGAAATCAAGCAGTCCCTCAAGTGCTTGTAATTCATGAACAAAATGCTGAAGGCATTTTGAAGAGAAACTTGATTATGAGAAATCTTGTGTGCGGAACCATATCAGTATACATAACTGTAATCTTTAGAACTATGAACTTtatggaataaataaataaacaaccaTGTCTCTTTCAGagttttattaaaataacaCTCAATAAAAGCTCTTTCAGAGTgataagaaaataattaaaaatgtatcttcctgagttttgataaaataataacaaacaaaaaatagtcaTGTTTCTGTCACTGCTACTGACCCTCTGAACTATGTTATAACCTTTAATGTTTTGAACCTGGCCATAGCACTACCTTATGTTTAAACATGTGCATAAAGCAtaaatgttgatcaatatttaTCCAgcttttttaaagaaatacaGTGAATAGAGAGCATGTATATAATCTTTTAAAATCAAGATGCTCGCTCTTCTTTATATACTGTGTAAAGACtgttaaacatacatgtacacatatagtcCAAGATGTGAACCGCAGTGGGGGCacatataacaagaggcccagagggcctgtatcgctcacctggatcATACACACAGGTCCTAGTGATACAGCGGAAGAAATTGTCATAAAAAGATATTTACAtatctgacccctgtgaccttgaaagtatgtCAAGGTAATTTGTTTTAAGATACTTCAAAACACTATGTTGGAAGTATCTACGAGACCAGCATCATCActctgggcctctttgttaatcagaagaagttgtttttaatatttcacccctgtgacctttgacccctgtGGTAATGTACTTaagtcaaggtaatttattttgGGGAACTTTATAGCACTGTCCCAGGTACCTACTGGCCAAACATCACTACCATGAGCCTTTTAGTTATTGGGTAGAAGTCGTATAAAGTAAAATGTTGATGCCGGACGGATGACGGACACCACACAATGGCATAGCTTACTTGGCCCAAAGGGCCAGTGGCTGATAATCTGTAAATTTAGActacaaacaggtaaacaagTGTAGAAACCACATCTATATCCATAAAGTTCTTTGGTATCTCCAAtgaacaacaaaaataacagtTACTCATAATTCTAAAAAGAAACAACATGCCCAGAGGGCCTTTATCGCTCACATGGattgaaaattgacaaaaactCATGTGTAAATTAAATAACGGACGACGGATAGACAATTGGGTGAGCGAGTCCGAACGGACTCCACGTCAAGGCATAAACTCACTTTcggtcctttggaccaggtatGCTAAAATGGTACCTTTAATTTGCACAAGTAAATAAAGATAAACTTGATGTAACACAGACAATCATTCACCGATCCACAAATAACTGTGGATGTAACACTGTGAATCAGTCACCGAGTCATCTAACTGCGAAACATTTTTATCCTCTGTCTAATTTCTGCTCGGCACACAGGACAGATTTCTAATACCATGGCACATTCCATGCATGTAACAATGTGTCCACAATCGCAGAAAACACAGTCCGCTACTTTATCATTCTGAAAAGGCAGAAAATAATAACAAGTttaacataaatacatgtatatttaaaaaaaaactacttttaGTGGTATTAAGAGAATTTACATGTAGAGCATTCATTTCTTTGTCGAGTCTAATACCCCCAGTAAATgaccagggtcattttgaaggTGACCTTCAATAGAATGTGGTTCGAGTCTCACTGGGGACAGACAGGTTATTAGTAGTCGGATGCTGTTTAGTGTCAATAGCAACATACACTCACAGTTTAATACTGGTATATGACCACAACAGACTGAGTGACCCGAAAACATACATCAGCCACACCTACTAAATTATAAATCTCACCAACCATTTATTCTGAACACTATTCTGATTTGTAATTGCTTGCACCAGGCTTTGCATCACCGTCATCTTCTCGGTGTGCATTCTCACTGATCTCTCTGATTCCTCCTTCTTTTCTCTTGATCCTCCATGTACACTTCTAACAGGTCTACCATTTCGTTTGAGCTGGATCGTCTTTGCTTAGAAGGTTTAGATGCCTCATCAGCAGCACTACAGTTTTCCTCACTATCATCAGTCTCAGTCGGTTGTTTGgatgatattttatatgttggAACAATACTCGGGTCATTTCCAAGTAACTCGTCTAACCCAGTCTGATATTCATATGTTTTCGTATCATTCCCCGTCTTCTGATTGTGGTCTTTAACTTTCTTATAACCTTGAAGAAGGGTCTTCCACCGTCCACTGACTTGGTCGCCCGATACATCGTACCCTTTTTTATTCAGGTCTTTTGCAATTATGTTCCACATCGCTTTCTTTCTCATTACTCCTTTCTTAACTTTATCatcatacaatttgtataatCAATCAACATGAGTGTTGGCGCTCTGGCCTAGACTATACTTTCAGTTTCTATATTAGAAGTACCTTGTTCTACACTGAGACTGACAGTGCTGGGTGTAGAACTGGAAGCCTTTTCCTGGCCATTGCATGTATGTTTATTGTACGTTTTATCATCCAGAAAATGTGCTGAGCAGTGTTCGCATGTAAAAAGGGTTCTGTCTTCTTCAACATTGCACAGCTGCTGCCTCTTGTTTGCATCAGTTGAAACTACAATACATGACGGTAAAgcataaattaaaaaaaaattaaaaaaaaaaaaaaaaaaaaaattgattagGTTATTGTGCAATTGATACAATAGACTTAAATTAATGtcagatattaaaaaaaaaaaaaacataaaatattaggATAGCCTTTAAAAGCTATATATCATTCTTGACAAAACGTGGCCACCAATATTATGTCTCCTTTAAATTTTATGGTCATTCAGAATTTGACATCAGTCTTTCCACTCCATGATGATCCATACTGGATTAAAAAATTTAACTTGATTCTATGTTAATTTTGACAAACAGTACTGTACACGCTTAAATTTCTCCTTGAAAGTGTTATATTACTGATGAGTATCGATAAAAATATATTCGTGCTACTGCAGTAGTCCACAAATTTAAAGTCTAAGAACTTTCTAAAGTTTATTCAATATTTGCTTCAACTTTGGATAATCCTTCGTATTTGTTTCTCTATAAACTCTGAAATATTTGATCACACCTGCCTTGGCATGTGTGCTGTAATGCAGCCTCTTCGGTGACAAAGAATACAACAATTCGtgcatttgtataaatttgttCCATCTCTTAAGCTTGTGGTCGCCATTTTTTCTACTTGTGACGTAACTGTGCCGTGTGCACCACCGATTTTGCTGGCGCAAGCAGAACATGTCCGGAACAGTGTTCCCGTGCATTCGATTCATGTTCTGCTTGTGCAGGACGTCCTTGACAGCGTCTCGAGCGCACCCCAGATGATCTCGTCGGAGCCCAACAAAATACAGGCCAACATGCCAATTCTGttacaattaaatatttgtttgcgTGTGATTGGTTAATTGTTTATTTGTCATGTGATGGattcaatgtttgtttgtcGTTTGACGGATTCACTCTTTGTTTGTCGTTTGAtgaattcaatatttgtttgtcGTTTGATGGATTCACTCTTTGTTTGTCGTTTGATGAATTCACTCTTTGTTTGTCGTTTGATGGATTCACTCTTTGTTTGTCGTTTGATGAATTCACTCTTTGTTTGTCGTTTGATGGATTCACTCTTTATTTGTCGTTTGAtgaattcaatatttgtttgtcGTTTGATGGATTCACTCTTTGTTTGTCGTTTGATGAATTCACTCTTTGTTTGTCGTTTGATGGATTCACTCTTTGTTTGTCGTTTGATGAATTCACTCTTTGTTTGTCGTTTGATGGATTCACTCTTTATTTGTCGTTTGAtgaattcaatatttgtttgtcGTTTGATGGATTCACTCTTTGTTTGTCGTTTGATGAATTCACTCTTTGTTTGTCGTTTGATGGATTCACTCTTTATTTGTCGTTTGAtgaattcaatatttgtttgtcGTTTGATGGATTCACTCTTTGTTTGTCGTTTGATGAATTCACTCTTTGTTTGTCGTTTGATGGATTCACTCTTTGTTTGTCGTTTGATGAATTCACTCTTTGTTTGTCGTTTGATGGATTCACTCTTTATTTGTCGTTTGAtgaattcaatatttgtttgtcGTTTGATGGATTCACTCTTTGTTTGTCGTATGATGAATTCAATATCTGTTTGTCGTTTGATGGATTCACTCTTTGTTTGTCGTTTGATGAATTCAATATTGTTTGTCGTTTGATGGATTCACTCTTTGTTTGTCGTATGATGGATTCAATATTTGCTTGTCGTTTGATGGATTCACTCTTTGTTTGTCGTTTGATGAATTCACTCTTTGTTTGTCGTTTGATGGATTCACTCTTTATTTGTCGTTTGAtgaattcaatatttgtttgtcGTTTGATGGATTCACTCTTTGTTTGTCGTTTGATGAATTCACTCTTTGTTTGTCGTTTGATGGATTCACTCTTTGTTTGTCGTTTGATGAATTCACTCTTTGTTTGTCGTTTGATGGATTCACTCTTTATTTGTCGTTTGAtgaattcaatatttgtttgtcGTTTGATGGATTCACTCTTTGTTTGTCGTATGATGAATTCAATATCTGTTTGTCGTTTGATGGATTCACTCTTTGTTTGTCGTTTGAtgaattcaatatttgtttgtcGTTTGATGGATTCACTCTTTGTTTGTCGTATGATGGATTCAATATTTGCTTGTCGTTTGATGGATTCACTTTTTGTTTGTCGTTTGAtgaattcaatatttgtttgtcGTTTGATGGATTCACTCTTTGTTTGTCGTTTGATGAATTCAAATTTGTTTGTCATTTGATGAATTCACTCTTTGTTTGTCGTTTGATGAAttcaatgtttgtttgtgttgtgatGACAACTGTTTGTATTCGTGTGATGAATTCACACTTATTGTTGTCTTGTGATGGATTCTACTAACAGAGCATGTATACTTGACTATCATCACATCTATTCCACACATATTAGATTGTCAACTCATCTTCCAATTGTATTAACTATGTATTCTTTGGTTGATTTGCGGatatgaaatttaattttaacgTGACAAATGCTTGTTATTACGCAAATGTTACACAGATATTCATTCAGATTGAATTTTAACAAAGTAAATGGTACCAATCTGACGAAATTACGGCCATTTTTCTCCGCTCAAGTCGTTCACCATATTGTACAAGAATGAGAAGTTGGTAATATTGTTCaattatatacctatacatcATCGTCAATAGCAACACGCATAATGTCTTGATAGAATACAGTAGGTAAATCAAGTGTTATCTACATCACAGCGATACCAGATACTAGACAAGCGAATCTAGTTAAACTACACTAAAAACGGATCCGCACTGCATCTGTATCCCTATTTAGGTCATATCAATTGGGTGGATGTTGatataatatcaattaaaaattgCTGTACCGTTGTCGTAGTACGAAAATATTTATAAAGGATGAGCATTTATTTGGCATCTCCAGTTTCACACATAAAATGTCATGCAGACTTAAAAAAATGGACTTGTtgagaaatatatttgtaatgtaACTCGGTAAAATATGTTCCTAATCACTCGTATCAATACATGATTCAGTTCCAGTCTTTAGgacggatatatatatatcaatccTATTGTATGGATTAATCATGTGATAAGTACTTCTATTGATCAATATGTGTGCagtattatttgatatttaataaaaatcCTTTAGAATATTCATTATTCTGGCTTTAAAAGTCAGAGAAGGAAAAAAGAGTGAACCGAGAGGGAAGGACAGACGAAACAGCTGCGTTATGTAGTATTACATATGTTATCTGGCATTTACTGTCTCtcctactagtattataccatatcgtataaaacctcggtatttattgtctctcctactagtattataccatatcatataaaacctcggtatttattgtctctcctactagtattataccatatcgtataaaacctcggtatttattgtctctcctactagtattataccatatcatataaaacctcggtatttattgtctctcctactagtattataccatatcgtataaaacctcggtatttattgtctcccctactagtattataccatatcgtataaaacctcggtatatattgtctctcctactagtattataccatatcatataaaacCTCGGTATTCATTGTCTCTCCTACTAGTATTATACAATATCGTATAAAACCTCGGTATTTATTGTCTCTCCTAgtagtattataccatatcgtaTAAAACCTCGGTATTTATTGTCTCCCCCTtctagtattataccatatcgtataaaacctcggtatttattgtctctcctactagtattataccatatcgtaTAAAACATCGGTATTTATTGTCTCtcctactagtattataccatatcgtatgaaacctcggtatttattgtctcccctactagtattatacaatatcgtataaaacctcggtatttattgtctcccctactagtattataccatattgtataaaacctcggtatttattgtctctcctactagtattataccatatcgtaCAAAACCTCGGTATTTATTGTCTCTCCTACTAGTATTATAACATATCGTATAAAACCTCGGTATTTATTGTCTCacctactagtattataccatatcgtaTAAAACCTCGGTATTTATTGTCTCCCCTACTAGAATTATACCATATCGTATAAAACCCCGGTATTTATTGTCTCtcctactagtattataccatatcgtaTAAAACCTTGGTATTTATTGTCTCtcctactagtattataccatatcgtataaaacctcggtatttattgtctcccctactagtattataccatatcgtataaaacctcggtatttattgtctctcctactagtattataccatatcgtaTAAAACCTCGGTATTTATTGTCTCTCCTACTACATCAttagtattataccatatcgtatcaaacctcggtatttattgtctctcgtactagtattatacaatatcgtataaaacctcggtatttattgtctcccctactagtattataccatattgtataaaacctcggtatttattgtctctcctactagtattataccatatcgtaCAAAACCTCGGTATTTATTGTCTCTCCTACTAGTATTATAACATATCGTATAAAACCTC
Proteins encoded in this region:
- the LOC117317536 gene encoding uncharacterized protein LOC117317536 encodes the protein MTNKFEFIKRQTKSESIKRQTNIEFIKRQTKSESIKRQANIESIIRQTKSESIKRQTNIEFIKRQTKSESIKRQTDIEFIIRQTKSESIKRQTNIEFIKRQIKSESIKRQTKSEFIKRQTKSESIKRQTKSEFIKRQTKSESIKRQTNIEFIKRQIKSESIKRQTKSEFIKRQTKSESIKRQSESIKRQTDIEFIIRQTKSESIKRQTNIEFIKRQIKSESIKRQTKSEFIKRQTKSESIKRQTKSEFIKRQTKSESIKRQTNIEFIKRQIKSESIKRQTKSEFIKRQTKSESIKRQTNIEFIKRQIKSESIKRQTKSEFIKRQTKSESIKRQTKSEFIKRQTKSESIKRQTNIEFIKRQIKSESIKRQTKSEFIKRQTKSESIKRQTKSEFIKRQTKSESIKRQTNIEFIKRQTKSESVKRQTNIESIT